A region from the Paenibacillus humicola genome encodes:
- a CDS encoding enolase C-terminal domain-like protein, with amino-acid sequence MSELKITDVKAILTAPDGINLVVVKIETNEPGLYGLGCATFTQRYLSVRSAVEDYMKPFLIGKDPQRIEDIWQTAMVSSYWRNGPVLNNAISGVDMALWDIKGKMAGMPVYQLLGGKCREAAAVYRHADGRDAREVEDNVRRYMEQGYRYIRCQMGGYGGRNHIIHAPENAQPGAYYDPDTYARSVPALFEHIRTAIGFEIEVLHDIHERVSPIEAVRMAKALEPYRLFFLEDALPPEQIEWFRTIRAQCAVPIAMGELFVHPNEWTGLIAEKLIDFIRCHISAIGGITPARKLAALCESFGVRTAWHGPGDVSPVGHAANVHLDLAVPNFGIQEWNGFSDRMKEVFPGCPEIRNGYVYVNDKPGLGVDLNEELAAKFPCGTELPKWTLARITDGTSVRP; translated from the coding sequence ATGAGCGAATTGAAAATTACGGATGTTAAAGCCATCCTGACGGCGCCGGACGGCATCAATTTGGTCGTCGTCAAAATCGAGACGAACGAACCGGGCCTGTACGGCCTCGGCTGCGCGACGTTTACGCAGCGTTATTTGTCCGTCAGGTCCGCCGTCGAGGATTACATGAAGCCGTTTCTGATCGGGAAGGATCCGCAGCGAATCGAGGATATTTGGCAGACCGCGATGGTGAGCTCTTATTGGCGGAACGGGCCGGTGCTGAACAATGCGATTTCCGGCGTCGATATGGCGCTGTGGGATATCAAGGGAAAAATGGCCGGCATGCCGGTTTATCAGCTGCTCGGCGGCAAATGCCGCGAAGCCGCTGCCGTGTACCGCCATGCGGACGGCCGGGACGCCCGCGAGGTGGAGGACAACGTCAGGCGTTATATGGAGCAGGGGTACCGTTATATCCGGTGCCAGATGGGCGGGTACGGCGGGCGAAACCATATTATCCATGCTCCTGAAAACGCGCAGCCGGGCGCCTATTACGATCCGGACACCTATGCACGAAGCGTTCCGGCGCTGTTCGAGCATATTCGTACCGCCATCGGCTTCGAGATTGAAGTGCTGCACGACATTCACGAGCGGGTATCCCCGATCGAAGCGGTGCGCATGGCGAAAGCGCTCGAGCCGTACCGGCTCTTCTTCCTGGAGGATGCGCTTCCTCCGGAGCAGATCGAATGGTTCCGTACGATTCGCGCGCAGTGCGCCGTTCCGATCGCCATGGGTGAGCTGTTCGTGCACCCGAACGAGTGGACCGGCCTGATTGCGGAAAAGCTGATCGACTTTATCCGCTGCCATATCAGCGCGATCGGAGGCATAACGCCGGCCCGGAAGCTGGCTGCGCTCTGCGAGTCGTTCGGCGTGCGTACGGCATGGCACGGCCCGGGCGACGTCTCGCCCGTCGGACATGCGGCCAACGTGCATCTCGATTTGGCCGTGCCGAATTTCGGCATCCAGGAATGGAACGGCTTCTCGGACCGGATGAAGGAGGTTTTCCCGGGCTGTCCGGAAATCCGGAACGGTTACGTCTACGTGAATGACAAGCCCGGACTCGGCGTCGATCTCAACGAGGAATTGGCGGCCAAATTCCCGTGCGGCACAGAGCTGCCGAAGTGGACGCTCGCCCGCATTACCGACGGTACGTCCGTCCGGCCCTAA